From Fusarium oxysporum f. sp. lycopersici 4287 chromosome 10, whole genome shotgun sequence, the proteins below share one genomic window:
- a CDS encoding elongator complex protein 4, producing MSFRKRNVVIGAAGSSSPIIRQEKSLAPGTRPSPLDGRLTTSTGTQSLDQLLSGHAGMPMGTSLLVEETGTTDFGGVLLRYYAAEGLAQGHQVHLLGFGDAWRRELPGLGSPDGSKKSSKPTSLSDEKMKIAWRYETLGQRNVPVRDAQAPTTPGQTPSTFCHGFDLTKRLENSAIKGQLHTTPVEGPMASPTNTPFHKFIADVTSKIKNSPPSTVHRIVVPSLLSPTLYNSAASQPKEVLKFLHALRALLRQYSTQVTAFVTIPVTLFPRSTGLTRWMELLSDGVLELIPLQHQAPVVREPGNEDKGQGLLRAHSLPVFHEKGGGLEGTWNRENLSFKLSSSSGLVITPFSLPPIGDEEEPSKVSKPNDHKKETLDF from the exons atgtCTTTTCGCAAGCGTAATGTCGTCATTGGAGCTGCCGGGTCTTCATCTCCCATCATTCGACAAGAGAAGTCTCTTGCACCCGGAACAAGACCATCTCCATTAGATGGACGTTTGACAACCTCCACAGGCACGCAGTCTTTAGATCAGCTCTTGTCAGGTCATGCTGGAATGCCAATGGGCACTTCCTTGCTCGTTGAAGAGACAGGAACTACGGACTTTGGAGGAGTACTTTTACGATACTATGCCGCCGAAGGACTTGCCCAAGGACATCAAGTTCACCTCTTGGGATTTGGCGatgcttggagaagagagcTTCCTGGTCTTGGCAGTCCTGATGGCTCTAAGAAGAGCAGCAAGCCAACCTCATTATCAGATgaaaagatgaagattgCTTGGCGCTACGAGACACTCGGACAGCGCAATGTTCCAGTCAGAG ATGCCCAAGCACCAACAACTCCCGGACAGACACCGAGCACGTTTTGTCATGGCTTCGACCTGACCAAACGTCTTGAAAACAGTGCCATCAAGGGTCAGCTTCACACAACCCCAGTGGAAGGTCCCATGGCATCTCCAACAAACACGCCTTTCCACAAGTTCATTGCCGATGTGACCTCCAAAATCAAGAACTCGCCACCTTCTACAGTTCATCGAATCGTGGTACCCAGCCTCCTCTCGCCTACACTGTATAATTCTGCTGCCAGTCAACCCAAAGAGGTCCTCAAGTTCCTCCATGCTTTGAGAGCACTCCTTCGACAGTACTCAACCCAGGTCACGGCATTTGTGACTATTCCAGTTACTTTGTTCCCTCGCTCTACGGGACTAACGCGGTGGATGGAGTTACTATCCGATGGAGTTCTCGAGTTGATTCCTctgcaacaccaagctcCAGTTGTGCGGGAGCCCGGCAACGAAGACAAGGGCCAAGGACTACTACGTGCTCATAGCTTACCCGTGTTCCACGAAAAGGGAGGTGGTCTGGAAGGTACCTGGAACAGGGAAAACTTATCTTTCAAGCTGAGCAGTTCCAGTGGGTTGGTAATTACACCCTTTAGTCTACCACCGATtggagacgaggaagagccAAGTAAGGTTTCCAAACCCAACGATCACAAGAAGGAGACCTTGGATTTTTGA
- a CDS encoding DNA-directed RNA polymerase I, II, and III subunit RPABC3 — MASGDATLFEESFTVTEYDQSKYDRVARISCTSSDSQTVMTLDINIELFPCAVSDTLHVVLSTTLSLDGSKEDEKGWRDVGKGGDAPATAADLYDYVCHGKIYKFEETFDGNTINAYCSFGGLLMSLQGPIKKLTPLRVDNVYLLVKK; from the exons ATGGCGAGCGGCGACGCTACTCTCTTCGAAGAATCGTTCACCGTGACTGAGTATGATCAGTCCAAGTACGACCGTGTCGCCCGCATTTCGTGCACTTCAAGCGACTCTCAGACTGTTATGACTCTAGATATCAACATCGAGCTCTTTCCCTGTGCTGTTTCCGACACTCTGCACGTAGTTCTGTCTACTACTCTCTCTCTGGACGGAAGCAAGGAGGACGAGAAGGGCTGGCGAGACGTTGGCAAGGGTGGTGATGCGCCAGCGACAGCTGCCGACCTTTATGACTACGTGTGCCATGGAAAGATCTACAAGTTCGAGGAGACATTCGATGGAAATACCAT CAATGCCTACTGCTCTTTCGGCGGTCTTCTTATGTCGCTTCAAGGCCCTATCAAGAAACTGACTCCCCTCCGTGTCGACAACGTCTATCTACTCGTCAAGAAATAA